One Hippocampus zosterae strain Florida chromosome 4, ASM2543408v3, whole genome shotgun sequence genomic window carries:
- the LOC127600051 gene encoding profilin-2-like — MSWQSYVESLMAEGTCQDAAIVGYGDAKYVWASLSGGTFANITPAEIDVMVAKERDSFFTQGLTLGNKKCSVLRDSLNVDGDWTMDFRTKNQDGGPTYNISVARTDKVLVLVMGKASTHGGVLNKQAYGMAEYLRRSGY, encoded by the coding sequence atgtcctGGCAAAGTTATGTGGAGAGCCTGATGGCAGAAGGCACCTGCCAGGATGCAGCCATTGTTGGCTATGGTGACGCCAAATATGTCTGGGCGTCATTAAGCGGCGGCACGTTTGCCAACATCACACCCGCTGAAATCGACGTGATGGTGGCAAAGGAACGGGACTCTTTCTTCACCCAGGGGCTGACCTTAGGCAATAAAAAATGCTCTGTACTCAGAGACAGCCTCAATGTCGATGGTGACTGGACAATGGACTTCCGGACCAAGAATCAAGATGGAGGGCCCACGTACAACATTTCTGTAGCcagaactgacaaagtgttagTTTTGGTCATGGGGAAGGCAAGTACCCACGGAGGGGTGCTTAACAAGCAAGCGTATGGGATGGCGGAATACCTAAGGAGGTCTGGATACTAA